In Lacinutrix sp. Bg11-31, the DNA window ATTTGTACCAATACCAGCATTAATTGTACCAGCTCCAATAGTATCTAACCAAGTATATCCTCCACCAATAGTAGCGTAAGGATCTAAAATGCTAAGTCCATTTGTAAGTTGGTATTTAAACATACCATCTAAAGAAATATATGAGTACTCTAGATTTAGTGTCTCTTCGGTAGGATAATTTTCTTCTAAACTATTAAGTGATGCTACAGCTTCAAAAGTGATTTTATTTTTTATTAAACGTCCTGCAGATAGTCTAAAACCTGCAGCGTTTAAGTTCCAGGTTTTAAAACGATCTAAACCAGCTTCTTGTTCTCGTAAAGGATTATTAATAGCATTTGGTCCAAAACTAGTGGTCCAAGGACTATTTATAGTTTGAGAGTTTCCTGTTTGAAAGCTTAAAGCTGAAACAATTGCAATAAGGAAATAGCAAAATGATTTCATTGGGTTTTATTTGAATTAATTAATAGCTATAGCAAGATATACTAAAAATTAGAAAATAAAAAATAAATAAAACTTTAGCGGTAAAAGGGCTTAAACCTAAGATAAAATGCAATAATGTGCCTTTTATAATAATCCTCTGGCTTTAATTTCTAAGTATTTGTTAATGGTATCTACGGTTAAATTTTGAGGTGTAGTTAAAATAGAATAAATACCATGTTTTTGAAGTTCGTTTACAATAAGTTTTTTTTCGTAAATGAATTTCTCTGCAATTGTTTTTTCAAAAATTTCGAAAGTATTTTTAGATTTTTTAGTCGTAATTTTATCTAGTTCTGTGTTTTTAAAGAAGATAACGACTAATAAATGGTTTTTAGCTAAAGCTTGTAAATAGCCTAATTGCCTATGAAGTGCATCAAGCGTTTCAAAATTGGTATACAGTAAAAGTAAACTTCTTTGGTTAATAGTTCTTTTAACGTCTATATAAAGTCTTAAGAAATCCGACTCTGCGTAATCTGTATCTAAATTATACAACGTTTCTAAAATGGTATTCATTTGAGAAGGTCTGCGCTGTGCAACAACTCTATTGCTAACGTTTCTTGAAAATGAAAACATACCAGCTTTATCCTGCTTCATTAATACAATGTTACTAATTACTAGTGTTGCATTTATAGCATAATCTAAAAGGCTTAAACCTTCAAATGGCATTTGCATTACACGCCCTTTATCGATAACAGAATATACTGGTTGGGATTTTTCGTCTTGAAATTGGTTAACCATTAACTGGTTACGTTTTGCAGTAGCTTTCCAATTAATATTTCTAATATCATCACCAGGAACATAATCTTTAATTTGCTCGAACTCCATGGTGTGGCCAATACGTCTAATTTTTTTAAGACCATATTCCGAAAGCTTATTAGTAAATGCCATTAGCATATACTTTCTTAATTGTAAAAATGAAGGATAGTTAGGCACCATTTCATCTTTACCAAATTTAAAACGTCTAGATACTAAACCTATAGGCGAATTGGTATAGATGTTAAGGTTTCCAAAATGATATTCGCCACGCTCTAGTGGGCGTAACGTGTATTTTATTTTCTTGCTTTCAAGTTTTTCTACAGAAGTATCAATATTAAAATCTCGTTTTTGATATTGAAACGGAAGCTCATCGATTAATTTAATATGAGTTTTAAAATTATAATTATTTTCTATAGTAATTGCAATCTCGTTATCGTCGCCATTACTTAGTTTATTAGGTAGTAGACGTGTAGCATTAATTCCTTTTTGTTTAAAAAGAATAATAAAATCTACTATTACTAATCCGCAAAAAACAAAAAATAGCATTTTTATGATATTTAATAATCCAGGAAAAATATATGCCATAATAAATAGGGCAATAATAATTCCTACGATTAAAAAAAATCGAGAGGTTAAATAACTATTTTTAAAAAATGATTTCACTATCTCGGAATTTCTATAGTTTCTAAAATCTGGTCTATTACTTTAGCATTTGTAAAGCCTTCCATTTCGCGTTCTGGTGTTAGTACTAAACGGTGTTTTAATACTGCTTTTGTACAGCGTTTAATATCGTCTGGTGTAACAAAATCACGACCATTAATAGCTGCATTTGCTTTGGCAGCATTCATAATAGATATCGAGGCTCTTGGTGAAGCTCCTAAATAAAGATTTGCATTATTTCTTGTGTTATTTACTATAGAGGCAATGTATTTTATTAAATGATCTTCAATAAGAATTGATTTAACAATGTCTTGGTATTTTGCAATTTCTTCAGCATTTAAAACCTTTGTAATATTATCAAAATCGATAATATCTTTACTTTTATGATTACCAACAAGGATCTCTATTTCTTCTTCTAAAGACGGATAATCGACTTCAATTTTAAATAAGAAACGGTCCAATTGTGCTTCTGGAAGTCTATACGTTCCTTCTTGCTCTATTGGGTTTTGTGTAGCAAAAACTAAAAAAGGTTTTTCCATTATGTAGCGATTACCATCTATAGTTACTTGGCGTTCTGCCATAACTTCAAATAATGCAGCTTGTGTTTTTGCAGGCGCACGATTTATTTCATCTATTAAAATAATATTAGAAAAAATAGGTCCTTTTTTATATTCGAAATCTTGAGATTTTACATTAAAAATTGAAGTTCCAAGAATATCACTTGGCATTAAATCTTGTGTAAACTGTATTCTACTAAAATCTACATCTAAGGTTTTTGCTAGCAATTTTGCAGTTACTGTTTTTGCAACACCAGGAACACCTTCTATAAGCGAATGTCCATTGGCAAGAATAGAGATAATAAGCAATTCGACCATGTTACTTTGTCCAACGATAACTTTACCAATCTCATGCTTTACACTTTCTACAGCTTTTTGTAATGGTTCTAAATCTATTCGACTACTAAATTGTTCGCTAGTGTTTGCTTCTAAAATGTTGTTAGCTTCAGCTTCGTTATTCGTGTTATTTGTAGCGTCTAGATTTTGGTTCTCTAGGTTGTTTTGATCTTCCATTTAGTCCTCGTTATTTAAAAATTCTTCAAATTTTGTGTTTAAAACAATTAAATCATTTTCGGTATGCACTATCTTTTGTTTGCAATA includes these proteins:
- a CDS encoding DUF58 domain-containing protein, with the protein product MAYIFPGLLNIIKMLFFVFCGLVIVDFIILFKQKGINATRLLPNKLSNGDDNEIAITIENNYNFKTHIKLIDELPFQYQKRDFNIDTSVEKLESKKIKYTLRPLERGEYHFGNLNIYTNSPIGLVSRRFKFGKDEMVPNYPSFLQLRKYMLMAFTNKLSEYGLKKIRRIGHTMEFEQIKDYVPGDDIRNINWKATAKRNQLMVNQFQDEKSQPVYSVIDKGRVMQMPFEGLSLLDYAINATLVISNIVLMKQDKAGMFSFSRNVSNRVVAQRRPSQMNTILETLYNLDTDYAESDFLRLYIDVKRTINQRSLLLLYTNFETLDALHRQLGYLQALAKNHLLVVIFFKNTELDKITTKKSKNTFEIFEKTIAEKFIYEKKLIVNELQKHGIYSILTTPQNLTVDTINKYLEIKARGLL
- a CDS encoding MoxR family ATPase, translating into MEDQNNLENQNLDATNNTNNEAEANNILEANTSEQFSSRIDLEPLQKAVESVKHEIGKVIVGQSNMVELLIISILANGHSLIEGVPGVAKTVTAKLLAKTLDVDFSRIQFTQDLMPSDILGTSIFNVKSQDFEYKKGPIFSNIILIDEINRAPAKTQAALFEVMAERQVTIDGNRYIMEKPFLVFATQNPIEQEGTYRLPEAQLDRFLFKIEVDYPSLEEEIEILVGNHKSKDIIDFDNITKVLNAEEIAKYQDIVKSILIEDHLIKYIASIVNNTRNNANLYLGASPRASISIMNAAKANAAINGRDFVTPDDIKRCTKAVLKHRLVLTPEREMEGFTNAKVIDQILETIEIPR